The nucleotide window TCGGACAAGGCTTGGACCGTGCAGGCGGAAATCAGGTTGGTGGCCAGCTTCACGATGGTCGCCGCGCCCACTTCGCCGCAGGGGATGAGATCCTTCGCCGTCACCCGCAGGTACGGCTCCGCCTCCTCCAGTAGCTCCGGATTACCAGAAGTATAGTAAACGAGCTGCCCGCCTTCCGAGGCGACCTTGCTGCCGGTGAACGGCACATCGAGAAAATCCGCCCCCACTTCCGCGCAGCGTGCGGCGATCCAGCGGGTGGTCTCCACATCCAGAGTGGAATGATTCAGCACCACCATGCCCGGTTTCAGCCCCGGCAGGATCGCCTCGACCGTGGCCCGCACCGCCGGAGAATCCTTCAGGTAGATTGAAATCCAACGCACACCCTCGATCGCGGCCAGCACGGACGATTCCTCGCCCGGCAGCCCCTTCGGCGTGCGGTTCCACGCTTTCACAGACCACCCGGCATCCCGCAGACGCCCGTATGCGCGTGATCCGATGATCCCCAGCCCCAGCACCGCAGCGGGTGCTTTCTCCAATTCCGTATGGCTCATTTCTGTCGTTGCAGGGCGAGTTCCACCAGCTTGTCGGACTGCTTCTTGATCTCCGCCACTTTCGCGGCGGTCGGGACCTCCTTGTCCTCCAGCACCATTTCATGGCGCAGGCCGGAGAGAATGTCGCGCATCGCCATGTAATTCGTGCGTTCGGAAATCCGCGGCTCCAGACCGGCAACCGACTCGGTATAATAGTCGGCGATGTCCTCACGCATGATCAGCTTGGCCCGCTCCGGGGTGAACTGCTTCTCCACCGCACCGGCGGAGACATTCAGGGCGTGGACCCAGCCGCCGAGGGAAATCAGGTGGGCAAGGTCGGCATCGCGGAGGGCGACCAGCTCGCGCTCGACATCCTTCTGGGTGGCGGCGAGCTCCTTTTTCAACTGATCGACCTTCTGCTCCTTCGCGCTCTCCAGCAGGCTGGCGGCATGGCGGTTGACCCGGTCGCCCGCGCCGAGCGCCTTGCCGTAGCGGGTCAGGTCGGAGGCCAGAGACTCCACCTTTTCCATCTGGCCCGCTTGAACGATCAGGAAGCCGTCCGCGATCAGGAAACCCAGCTCGATCGCGAGATCCGCGCGATCCAGTGGCATGCGCGCCGCCTGCTTGCGGTCCGAGTCATTGACCGGCAGCGGAGCCAGGCCATTGAGGGTATCGAACAATTTACCGATGGACGGCGCGGTGAACTCGTTGATTCCCAATTCCTCACGCACATGAGGATCATCCACCAGATCCGCGGGGATCGGATTCTTATCCTTGCCCTCCACCTCGTCGGCGGAAGCAGGCAGGCACAGGGCCGCCAGCAATCCCATCAGTGCGATCGGTAATTTCACACCCGGATGCTGACACCGCCCCGCCCTTTCCGCAATCGGCAATCATGGGGACCAAGCGCCCCTCACCAAGCCGACCCAGCCCTTCCGGCTTGACTCCGCGGGCCGGTTCTGGTGGCCTCCGGCAGGGCGGCCTCGATTGATTTCCAGTCCGTTCCGTATCCGCGTCGCCGATCGCCGGATTTCCTCGTAAATTCCGGCTCCCGCTGACACGCCTCATCCTTTTCTCCCGTAACCCGCTCTTCACGTCATGGATTGGACCTCCCCGCTCTGGTATGCCAGCTACCTCATCGTGCTCATCGGCCTCTCCGGCTATGGGTTCCACCGGCTGACGATCGTCTATCTCTACCTGAAGCACTCGCGGAACAAGCCGCAGCCGAAGAAGCCCTTCGAGGTGCTTCCGCTGGTGACCGTCCAGCTTCCGGTCTTCAATGAAATGTACGTGGTGGACCGCCTCCTCGATTCCGTGGCGGCCATCGACTACCCGAAGGACAAGCTCCAGATCCAGATCCTGGACGACTCCACGGACGACACCGTGGCGATCTGCGCCGCCGGGGCCGAGCGCCTGCGCGCCCAGGGCTTCGACGCCGAGCACATCCACCGCACCGACCGCACCGGCTTCAAGGCCGGGGCGCTGGAAAACGGCACCAAGTTCGCC belongs to Luteolibacter ambystomatis and includes:
- a CDS encoding NAD(P)-dependent oxidoreductase, translated to MSHTELEKAPAAVLGLGIIGSRAYGRLRDAGWSVKAWNRTPKGLPGEESSVLAAIEGVRWISIYLKDSPAVRATVEAILPGLKPGMVVLNHSTLDVETTRWIAARCAEVGADFLDVPFTGSKVASEGGQLVYYTSGNPELLEEAEPYLRVTAKDLIPCGEVGAATIVKLATNLISACTVQALSEALAVATANGIAPENFISAVSKNACASVLSGMKLPTMASGDYDTHFSLGNMEKDSRYVRALAAESGLETPAIDAVSARMAALCADGLADLDYSALAKAYQ